A stretch of the Lolium perenne isolate Kyuss_39 chromosome 3, Kyuss_2.0, whole genome shotgun sequence genome encodes the following:
- the LOC127341679 gene encoding uncharacterized protein — protein sequence MASLAGCNSRRSLRMVCRTTANGVFRRRNGLPFSARCAADRRRARSWKYRDQYYRRPAAPPVRVLRQSEGEVSAASSPRPSSLLARGRTIPSGEVSAASSLDLLHYLHEEGRFESGVEGQTMASATKLMRSSELYAPFLHNFPCNLFIVLTIWNFEIRYMKGGAISCEMFGKCIIYMAGMPYIGSKQ from the exons ATGGCGTCACTCGCCGGCTGCAACTCCCGACGATCTCTCCGGATGGTCTGTCGCACGACGGCCAACGGCGTTTTCCGCCGGCGAAACG GCCTTCCTTTCAGTGCCCGCTGTGCTGCTGACCGCCGGCGAGCGCGCTCCTGGAAATATAGAGATCAGTACTACCGCCGGCCAGCTGCACCACCTGTTCGTGTGCTTCGACAATCTGAAG GGGAAGTGAGTGCTGCCTCCAGCCCTCGACCATCTTCATTACTTGCACGAGGAAGGACGATTCCTTCTG GGGAAGTGAGTGCTGCCTCCAGCCTCGACCTTCTTCATTACTTGCACGAGGAAGGACGATTTGAGAGCGGCGTGGAGGGGCAGACGATGGCGAGCGCGACCAAATTGATGCGCAGTTCAGAGCTCTATGCCCCCTTTCTCCATAACTTTCCATGCAATTTATTCATCGTGCTGACTATATGGAATTTCGAAATTAGGTATATGAAAGGGGGAGCTATCAGCT GTGAAATGTTTGGAAAATGTATTATCTACATGGCTGGCATGCCATACATTGGAAGCAAGCAATGA
- the LOC127338238 gene encoding outer envelope protein 61-like, whose product MMDPELMRLAQEQMSRMSPADFARMQQQVMSNPNLVKQATESMKNMRTEDFKRAAHQLNQTTPEELRRMTENIASAKPEEFAAMKAQADAQMSYAISGAKMLKQKGNELHSRGQYADAADKYKLAKDNMKNVPSPSAAGQTLQLQCALNLMSCYLKSGRFEECVSEGSEVLAYDSSNVKAYYRRGQAYKELGNLGAAVADLSKAHKLSPEDETIAEVLRDTQGKLLATEEGGVNLPKGVIIEEIVEEEEEEEDNFQPSFPQNAVAEKPDEIQPSMDQPSPGSPPSAADMQDVMRSFMEDPATQQVLTSMLKNMSPDMMADMSRQFGLNLTTEDAAKAQHAMSQLSPERLNKIMKWMDRAQRGLEAAKKAKNWLIARKGLIIAIVLLIVAFILQRLGFICR is encoded by the coding sequence ATGATGGATCCGGAGCTGATGAGGCTTGCGCAGGAGCAGATGAGCCGCATGTCCCCCGCCGATTTCGCCAGGATGCAGCAGCAGGTAATGTCCAATCCCAACCTGGTGAAGCAAGCAACCGAGAGCATGAAAAACATGAGAACCGAGGACTTCAAACGAGCCGCTCATCAGCTAAATCAGACAACGCCAGAGGAGTTACGTCGTATGACTGAAAATATCGCCAGCGCCAAGCCCGAGGAGTTCGCCGCCATGAAGGCCCAGGCTGATGCGCAGATGTCGTACGCGATATCCGGTGCCAAGATGTTGAAGCAGAAGGGGAACGAGCTCCATAGCCGTGGGCAGTATGCTGATGCCGCCGACAAGTACAAGCTCGCCAAGGATAACATGAAGAACGTGCCATCCCCATCGGCAGCTGGGCAAACTCTGCAGCTGCAGTGTGCCCTTAATCTAATGTCTTGCTACCTGAAATCAGGCAGGTTTGAGGAGTGCGTAAGTGAAGGTTCGGAGGTTCTTGCCTATGACTCGAGCAATGTTAAAGCATACTACCGTAGGGGACAGGCTTACAAGGAACTAGGAAACCTGGGAGCCGCGGTTGCTGACCTGAGTAAAGCCCACAAACTCTCCCCCGAGGATGAAACTATTGCCGAGGTTCTCCGAGACACACAAGGAAAGCTTCTTGCAACCGAAGAGGGAGGAGTAAACCTGCCAAAGGGAGTCATTATTGAAGAAattgtagaagaagaagaagaagaagaagataacttcCAGCCTTCGTTTCCGCAGAACGCCGTTGCGGAGAAACCTGATGAAATACAACCAAGTATGGACCAGCCCTCGCCAGGTTCCCCGCCTTCCGCAGCTGATATGCAAGACGTCATGAGATCTTTCATGGAAGACCCTGCAACGCAACAGGTGCTCACATCCATGCTGAAAAACATGAGTCCGGATATGATGGCAGACATGAGTAGGCAGTTTGGTTTGAACCTGACGACCGAGGATGCTGCCAAGGCCCAACATGCTATGTCACAGTTATCTCCGGAACGTTTGAACAAAATCATGAAGTGGATGGACAGAGCACAGCGAGGACTAGAAGCCGCAAAGAAGGCAAAGAACTGGCTCATAGCCAGGAAAGGCTTGATCATCGCTATTGTCTTGCTGATCGTGGCCTTCATCCTCCAGCGGCTTGGTTTCATTTGTAGGTGA